The Mustela erminea isolate mMusErm1 chromosome 6, mMusErm1.Pri, whole genome shotgun sequence genome includes a region encoding these proteins:
- the TCF20 gene encoding transcription factor 20 isoform X1 produces MQSFREQSSYHGDQQSYPQEVHSSSRIEEFSPRQAQMFQNFGGAGGGGSGSSSSSGGGRRGSAAAAAMASETSGHQGYQGFRKEAGDFYYMAGSKDPVTTGTPQPPQRRPSGPVQSYGPPQGSSFGNQYGSEGHVGQFQAQHSALGGVSHYQQDYTGPFSPGSAQYQQQASSQQQQQQQVQQLRQQLYQSHQPLPQATGQPASASSHLQPMQRPSALPSSASGYQLRVGQFGQHYQSSAASSSSSFPSPQRFSQSGQSYDGSYSVNAGSQYEGHGVGSNAQAYSTQSNYSYQPQSVKGFEPAKIPQGTQQGQAPAQPPQPPPQHVMQYTNTATKLPLQAQVGQYSQPEVPVRSPMQFHQNFSPISNPSPAASVVQSPSCSSTPSPLMQSGENLQCGQGSVPMGSRNRILQLMPQLSPTPSMMPSPNSHAAGFKGFGLEGVPEKRLTDPGLSSLSALSTQVANLPNTVQHMLLSDALTPQKKTSKRPSSSSKKADSCTNSEGSSQPEEQLKSPMAESLDGGCSSSSEDQGERVRQLSGQSTSSDTTYKGGTSEKAGSSPAQGAQSEAPRLSASPVAREEAASPGAKDTPLSSEGNPKVNEKTVGVIVSREAMTGRVEKPGAQDKGSQEEDPTATQRPPSAGGPKETSHPSVPQPEPPGGGSKGNKNVDNNSNHNGEGNGQGGHSAVGPSFIGRSEPSKSPGSLRYSYKDSFGSAVPRNVSSFPQYPTGQDKGDFSGHGERKGRNEKFPSLLQEVLQGYHHHPDRRYSRSAQEHQGMAGGLEAATRPNVLVSQTNELASRGLLNKSIGSLLENPHWGPWERKSSGTAPEMKQINLADYPIPRKFEIEPQSSAHEPGGSLSERRSVICDISPLRQIVRDPGAHSLGHMGTDTRLGRSDRLNPSLSQSVILPGGLVSMEAKLKSQSGQIKEEDFEQSKSQASFNNKKSGDHCHPASIKHESYRGNASPAAAHDSIADYGPQDSRPTPMRRVPGRVGGREGMRGRSPSQYHDFSEKLKMSPGRSRGPGGDPHHMNPHMTFSERANRSSLHTPFSPNSESLASAYHANTRAHAYGDPNAGLNSQLHYKRQMYQQQQDEYKDWSSSSAQGVIAAAQHRQEGPRKSPRQQQFLDRVRSPLKNDKDGMMYGPPMGTYHDPSGQEGGRCLMSADGLSNKGIELKHGSQKLQQESCWDLSRQTSPAKSSGPPGMSNQKRYGPPHEADGHGLADTPQSSKPSNVMLRLPGQEDHSSQNPLIMRRRVRSFISPIPSKRQSQDVKNSNAEDKGRLLHPPKEGADRAFNSYAHLSHSQDVKSIPKRESSKDLPSPDSRNCPAVTLTSPAKTKILPPRKGRGLKLEAIVQKITSPNIRRSASSNSAEAGGDTVTLDDILSLKSGPPEGGSVAVQDAEMEKRKGELVPDLVCPTSQDLNIEKPLPRASEEWRGGGDDKVKTETHPETVTAGKDPPGAMTSVTSQKPGGNQGRPDGSLGGTAPLIFSDSKNVPPAGVSAPEANPKAEEKENDTVTISPKQEGFPPKGYFPSGKKKGRPIGSVNKQKKQQPPPPPPQPPQIPEASADGEPKPKKQRQRRERRKPGAQPRKRKTKQAVPIVEPQEPEIKLKYATQPLDKTDAKNKSFFPYIHVVNKCELGAVCTIINAEEEEQTKLVRGRKGQRSLTPPPSSTESKALPASSFMLQGPVVTESSVMGHLVCCLCGKWASYRNMGDLFGPFYPQDYAATLPKNPPPKRAAEMQSRVKVRHKSASNGSKTDTEEEEEQQQKEQRSLAAHPRFKRRHRSEDCGGGGPRSLARGLPCKKATAEGSSDKTALDSKPSVPTTSEGGPELELQIPELPLDSNEFWVHEGCILWANGIYLVCGRLYGLQEALEIAREMKCSHCQEAGATLGCYNKGCSFRYHYPCAIDADCLLHEENFSVRCPKHKPPLPFPLPPLQNKTAKGSLSTEQSERG; encoded by the coding sequence ATGCAGTCCTTCCGGGAGCAAAGCAGTTACCACGGAGACCAGCAGAGCTACCCGCAGGAGGTACACAGCTCATCCCGGATAGAAGAGTTCAGCCCGCGTCAGGCCCAGATGTTCCAGAATTTTGGGGGTGCAGGCGGtggcggcagcggcagcagcagcagcagcggtgGTGGGCGACGAGGATCGGCGGCTGCGGCAGCGATGGCTAGCGAAACCTCTGGCCACCAGGGCTACCAGGGCTTCAGGAAAGAGGCTGGAGACTTCTACTACATGGCAGGCAGCAAAGACCCTGTAACAACAGGAACCCCGCAGCCGCCTCAGCGAAGGCCTTCGGGGCCGGTGCAGAGCTACGGACCGCCCCAGGGGAGCAGCTTTGGCAATCAGTATGGGAGCGAGGGGCACGTGGGCCAGTTTCAAGCCCAGCACTCAGCCCTCGGTGGGGTGTCTCACTATCAGCAGGATTACACGGGGCCTTTCTCTCCAGGGAGCGCTCAGTACCAGCAGCAGGCCTccagccagcagcagcagcagcagcaggtgcaGCAGCTGAGACAGCAGCTCTACCAGTCCCACCAGCCTCTGCCACAGGCCACCGGCCAGCCGGCGTCCGCATCGTCCCATCTGCAGCCAATGCAGCGGCCTTCCGCGCTGCCGTCGTCCGCGTCCGGGTACCAGCTGCGGGTCGGTCAGTTCGGCCAGCACTACCAGTCCTCCGCcgcctcctcgtcctcctccttcccttcgcCGCAGCGTTTCAGCCAGTCCGGCCAGAGCTACGACGGCAGTTACAGCGTGAATGCGGGGTCCCAGTACGAGGGACACGGCGTGGGTTCTAACGCGCAGGCGTACAGCACGCAGTCCAACTACAGCTACCAGCCTCAGTCTGTGAAGGGCTTCGAGCCGGCCAAGATTCCCCAGGGGACACAGCAGGGGCAGGCGCCCGCGcagcccccgcagcccccgccgCAGCACGTGATGCAGTACACGAACACCGCCACCAAGCTGCCCCTGCAGGCCCAGGTGGGGCAGTACAGCCAGCCCGAGGTTCCGGTGCGGTCGCCCATGCAGTTCCACCAGAACTTCAGCCCCATCTCCAACCCTTCCCCCGCGGCCTCTGTGGTGCAGTCTCCAAGCTGCAGCTCCACCCCGTCCCCCCTGATGCAGAGCGGGGAGAACCTCCAGTGTGGGCAAGGCAGTGTGCCCATGGGTTCCAGAAACCGAATTTTACAGCTAATGCCCCAGCTGAGCCCAACGCCCTCCATGATGCCCAGTCCTAATTCGCACGCCGCAGGCTTCAAAGGGTTTGGCCTAGAAGGAGTGCCGGAAAAGCGACTGACAGACCCCGGGCTGAGTAGTTTGAGCGCCCTGAGTACGCAGGTGGCCAATCTTCCTAATACCGTTCAGCACATGCTACTTTCCGACGCCCTGACACCTCAGAAGAAGACCTCCAAGAGGCCCTCCTCCTCTTCGAAGAAAGCGGACAGCTGCACAAACTCCGAAGGCTCCTCCCAGCCTGAGGAACAGCTCAAGTCCCCCATGGCCGAGTCGCTGGACGGAGGCTGCTCGAGCAGCTCCGAGGACCAAGGCGAGCGGGTGAGGCAGCTCAGTGGCCAGAGCACCAGCTCAGACACCACCTACAAGGGCGGGACCTCTGAAAAAGCGGGCTCCTCCCCAGCACAGGGCGCTCAGAGCGAGGCCCCCAGACTCAGTGCCAGTCCCGTGGCCAGAGAAGAGGCTGCCTCGCCTGGTGCTAAGGACACACCGCTGTCATCCGAAGGCAACCCCAAAGTCAACGAGAAGACCGTTGGCGTGATTGTCTCCCGGGAAGCCATGACAGGTCGGGTCGAAAAACCTGGTGCACAAGATAAAGGCTCCCAGGAGGAGGATCCCACAGCCACGCAGAGGCCACCCAGCGCTGGAGGGCCAAAGGAGACCAGTCACCCGTCGGTCCCACAGCCAGAGCCCCCGGGGGGAgggagcaaaggaaacaagaatgTAGATAATAACTCCAACCACAATGGAGAGGGAAATGGCCAGGGCGGGCACTCGGCGGTGGGCCCCAGTTTTATAGGCAGGAGTGAGCCCAGCAAATCTCCTGGCAGCCTGCGCTATAGTTACAAAGACAGTTTCGGGTCAGCCGTGCCGAGAAACGTCAGTAGCTTTCCTCAGTACCCTACAGGACAAGATAAGGGGGACTTCTCTGGCCACGGGGAGCGCAAGGGGAGGAACGAGAAGTTCCCCAGCCTGCTGCAGGAAGTGCTTCAGGGCTACCATCACCACCCGGACAGGAGGTACTCCAGGAGTGCGCAGGAGCATCAGGGCATGGCGGGGGGCCTGGAAGCAGCCACGAGGCCTAATGTCTTAGTCAGTCAAACCAATGAGTTAGCTAGCAGGGGCCTCTTGAACAAGAGCATCGGGTCCCTATTAGAAAACCCGCACTGGGGCCCTTGGGAAAGGAAGTCAAGCGGCACGGCTCCCGAAATGAAACAGATCAATTTGGCTGACTATCCGATTCCCAGAAAGTTTGAAATAGAGCCGCAGTCATCGGCCCATGAGCCCGGGGGTTCCCTCTCTGAAAGAAGATCCGTGATCTGTGACATTTCTCCACTAAGACAGATTGTCAGGGACCCGGGGGCTCACTCACTGGGACACATGGGTACCGACACTAGACTTGGGAGGAGTGATCGGCTCAATCCAAGTTTAAGTCAGTCGGTCATTCTTCCCGGTGGGTTGGTATCCATGGAAGCGAAGCTGAAATCCCAGAGCGGGCAGATAAAAGAGGAAGACTTTGAACAGTCCAAATCTCAAGCTAGCTTCAACAACAAGAAATCTGGAGACCACTGCCATCCTGCCAGCATCAAGCATGAATCTTACCGAGGCAATGCCAGTCCTGCAGCAGCTCACGATTCCATCGCAGACTACGGCCCCCAAGACAGCAGACCCACGCCAATGCGGCGGGTTCCTGGCAGAGTCGGTGGCCGGGAGGGCATGAGGGGTCGGTCCCCTTCGCAGTATCATGATTTCTCAGAAAAACTGAAGATGTCtcctgggaggagcagaggcccaGGAGGAGACCCTCATCACATGAACCCACACATGACCTTTTCGGAGCGGGCCAACCGGAGTTCTTTACACACTCCCTTCTCTCCCAACTCAGAAAGCCTGGCCTCTGCTTACCACGCCAACACTCGGGCTCATGCTTACGGGGACCCCAACGCAGGTTTGAATTCTCAGCTCCATTATAAGAGACAGATGTACCAACAGCAGCAAGACGAGTACAAAGACTGGAGCAGCAGCTCTGCTCAGGGAGTGATCGCCGCCGCGCAGCACAGGCAGGAGGGACCACGGAAGAGCCCGAGGCAGCAGCAGTTTCTCGACAGAGTGCGGAGCCCTCTGAAAAACGACAAAGATGGTATGATGTATGGCCCACCAATGGGGACTTACCATGACCCCAGCGGTCAGGAAGGGGGGCGCTGCCTCATGTCTGCCGATGGTCTGTCTAACAAAGGCATCGAGTTGAAGCATGGCTCCCAGAAGTTACAACAAGAATCTTGTTGGGATCTTTCCCGGCAGACTTCTCCAGCCAAAAGCAGCGGTCCTCCGGGGATGTCCAATCAGAAGAGGTACGGGCCACCCCACGAGGCCGACGGACACGGGCTCGCCGACACGCCGCAGTCATCCAAACCCAGTAATGTTATGCTCAGGCTCCCGGGCCAAGAGGATCATTCTTCTCAAAACCCCTTAATCATGCGGAGGCGGGTGCGTTCCTTTATCTCTCCCATTCCCAGCAAGAGGCAGTCACAGGATGTGAAAAACAGTAACGCGGAAGATAAAGGGCGTCTCCTTCACCCACCGAAAGAAGGCGCCGACCGAGCGTTCAATTCCTATGCGCATCTCTCTCACAGCCAGGATGTCAAATCCATCCCGAAGAGAGAATCCTCCAAGGACCTTCCAAGTCCGGATAGCAGAAACTGCCCTGCAGTTACCCTCACAAGTCCTGCTAAGACCAAAATTCTGCCCCCTCGGAAAGGCCGGGGCTTGAAATTGGAAGCTATAGTTCAGAAGATCACATCCCCAAACATCAGGAGGAGTGCATCCTCAAACAGCGCGGAGGCCGGGGGAGACACAGTCACTCTCGATGACATTCTGTCATTGAAGAGTGGCCCTCCCGAAGGTGGCAGCGTTGCTGTTCAGGATGccgagatggagaagagaaaaggtgAGCTGGTGCCTGACTTGGTCTGTCCAACAAGCCAGGACCTGAACATCGAAAAGCCCCTGCCAAGGGCTTCAGAGGAGTGGCGTGGTGGTGGGGACGACAAAGTGAAGACCGAGACGCACCCGGAGACGGTCACTGCTGGAAAGGACCCCCCTGGCGCCATGACATCTGTGACCTCACAGAAGCCTGGGGGTAACCAGGGGAGACCAGATGGTTCCCTTGGTGGGACTGCACCCTTAATCTTCTCGGACTCAAAGAATGTACCTCCAGCGGGCGTGTCGGCCCCTGAGGCAAACCCCAAGGCTGAGGAGAAAGAGAACGATACAGTGACGATTTCCCCCAAACAAGAGGGTTTCCCCCCGAAGGGGTACTTCCCATCAGGAAAGAAGAAGGGGAGACCCATCGGTAGTGTgaacaagcaaaagaaacagcagccaccacctccaccccctcAGCCCCCTCAGATACCAGAAGCTTCTGCGGATGGAGAGCCAAAGCCAAAAAAGCAGAGGCAAAGGcgggagaggaggaagcctggGGCACAGCCAAGGAAGCGGAAAACCAAACAAGCAGTTCCCATCGTGGAAccccaagaacctgagatcaaACTAAAGTATGCCACCCAGCCACTGGATAAAACCGATGCCAAGAACAAGTCTTTTTTCCCTTACATCCATGTAGTAAATAAGTGTGAACTTGGAGCCGTGTGTACAATCATCAATGccgaggaggaggagcagaccaAATTGGTGAGGGGTCGGAAGGGGCAGAGGTCGCTGACGCCGCCCCCCAGCAGCACAGAAAGCAAGGCGCTGCCGGCCTCGTCCTTCATGCTGCAGGGCCCCGTGGTGACCGAGTCTTctgtcatggggcacctggtgtGCTGTCTGTGTGGCAAGTGGGCCAGTTACCGCAACATGGGCGACCTCTTTGGACCCTTTTACCCGCAAGATTATGCAGCCACTCTCCCGAAGAACCCGCCCCCGAAGCGGGCCGCGGAGATGCAGAGCAGAGTGAAAGTGCGGCACAAAAGCGCTTCGAACGGCTCCAAGACGGacactgaggaggaggaggagcagcagcagaaggagcagaggagcCTGGCCGCGCACCCCAGGTTCAAGCGGCGACACCGCTCGGAAgactgcggcggcggcggccctcGCTCCCTGGCCCGGGGCCTCCCCTGTAAGAAGGCCACCGCCGAGGGCAGCAGCGACAAGACTGCTTTGGACTCAAAGCCCTCCGTGCCCACCACTTCGGAAGGGGGCCCCGAGCTGGAGTTACAAATTCCTGAACTACCTCTTGACAGCAATGAATTTTGGGTCCACGAGGGTTGTATTCTCTGGGCCAATGGAATCTACCTGGTCTGCGGCCGGCTCTACGGCCTGCAGGAGGCGCTGGAAATAGCCAGAGAGATG